One window of Lytechinus variegatus isolate NC3 chromosome 2, Lvar_3.0, whole genome shotgun sequence genomic DNA carries:
- the LOC121407327 gene encoding cilia- and flagella-associated protein 20-like has translation MFKNTFQSGFLSILYSIGSKPLQIWDKKVRNGHIKRITDNDIQSLVLEIVGTNVSTTLIECPSDAKKTLGIKLPFLVMIIKNLKKYFTFEVQVLDDKNVRRRFRASNYQSTTRVKPFICTMPMRLDDGWNQIQFNLSDFTRRAYGTNYIETIRVNIHANCRIRRVYFSDRLYSEDELPAEFKLYLPIQKGMATKN, from the exons ATGTTCAAAAATACATTCCAGAGTGGATTTTTGTCCATATTATACAGCATAGGCAGTAAACCGTTGCAGATATGGGATAAAAAG gtgAGGAATGGCCATATCAAAAGAATCACAGACAATGACATCCAGTCACTTGTACTGGAAATTGTAGGAACAAATGTcag CACAACTTTGATTGAATGTCCATCTGATGCAAAAAAGACCCTTGGTATCAAGCTCCCATTTTTAGTCATGATCATCAAGAATCTCAAGAAGTACTTCACATTTGAGGTTCAGGTGCTAGACGATAAGAATGTCAGGAGACGTTTCAGGGCGAGCAACTACCAGAGTACGACACGTGTCAAGCCTTTCATCTGCACAATGCCCATGAGACTAGATGACGGCTGGAATCAAATTCAG TTCAACTTGTCAGATTTCACAAGGAGAGCATATGGAACGAACTACATTGAGACCATTAGAGTAAAT ATCCATGCCAACTGTCGTATCCGAAGAGTATACTTCTCTGATAGACTGTACTCAGAAGACGAATTGCCTGCTGAATTCAAACTCTATTTGCCTATTCAAAAGGGTATGGCAACCAAGAATTAG